The region TCCTGGTGGAAGGCGGCCAGGGCCAGTTTGGTGTGCTCGACAGCCGCGTCGATGTCGCGTTTTTCGATAGAACCGCAGAGGGCCTTGTTGCGGGCGATTGCGGTGCGGATCTGGCCGGGGGCGCTGGACTGGTGGCGCAGCTTGGCCCAGTTGGCGTTGGCCGCTGCATAGAGCACGATCTTATAGGCGGCCAGCAGCAGCGGATTGTTGGTGCAGGTGGCCAGGTGCAGGCGCAGGCGGTTGTCGCATTCGGCAAAGGCGACGCCATCCACGGTGATTTGCTCCATTTCCTGCATCAGCGCGTTCATCTGGCTGATATTGCGGCTGGTCATGTTGAGCACTGCCAGGCGGATGATTTCCGGCTCGACAATGGAGCGCAGCACGCCAAGCTCAAGCGGGCTTGTGGTGTCAGCCAGTTCAGCCAACTGCAGGATGCCGGGATCGTTGCTGTCATCTGATGCCGGTTCCGGCGTCTTGTAACGCACGAAGGAGCCGCTGCCCTGGCGACGCTCGATCACATCATAATGCTCAAGCAGAGATAGCGCCTGCCGAACGGTCGACCGCGGCACGTCATTATCCTGGGCAAAATCCCGTTCTGTGGGCAGGCGTGAGCCGAAGACAAACTCTCCGGACAGGATGTTGTTGAAAATCCGATCCGCCAGGCCGCGGGCACGGTTGGTTACGGCCAGCGTCATGCGCTCTGAAGTGGTCCAAGGCGGGGGTGTCTTTACATCCATGATTGCTAAAGAATCTATTTCAAACCGTCGGGATAATCAATCGCCCTGCCCGACATCCGCTGATTGAGTGGCGGAGGCTGCGGACAGCACTTTCCTGCGGTTTGCACTATAGAGTTTCGGGATTGCGGTCAAGCAGGAAGCCGCCCGCAACCCCTTTCTGTCACTCAGCAGCCGTGGTCATGTCGGTCTGCAGGTAGGATTCAAGAGAATCATCCAGCGCATGCACCCAGTCTGTGTGATGTTTGGGGGCTCTGGTCCCGGTCATCGGCGACACATAGCTGTTGTCGCGGAAGGTCATGATGCCCGCCTTCTTGTGTTTCTTCCATTCAAAGAAGGCCTTGTTGGATGCATCCACGTCGAAGCTCGGGTAATCGGTCTCGGCAATCAGCTCCCGGACATAATTGCCCTGGTACTCAATCGCGCCGTAATCATCGGCCACTGCATCTTCTGCTGCAATGCGCGCGTCTGCGTCGGCCCGGCGGGCATCCGCATCCTGCGGCACGTCGATGCGGTCAAGGATGATGTCCCGCACATACCAGGCCTGGGCGTCGAACATGTTGAACGTGTACCACTGGTCCTGCATGCCCAGATAGAACAGCTTGGGATTATCGGCCCAGACCACACCCTTGTAGAGATCGCAGACCGCCAGACGGTTGGCCGTGCGCAGCTTGATCCTGTCTTCAAGGAAGGGGAAGACATGCTGATAGCCGGTGCACAGAATAATGGCGTCGATTTCTTTGGCTGTGCCATCCTTGAAATAGGCCGTGTTGCGGTCCACCCGCTCCAGCAGCGGGACTTCCTGCCAGTTGTCCGGCCAGTCAAAGCCCATGGGTGCGGTGCGGTGGCTGACTGTCATCGACTTGCAGCCGTATTTCCAGCACTGGGAGCCGATATCCTCGGCTGAATAGCTGGTGCCGATGATCAGGATATTCTTGTCCTTGAACTCGCGCGCATCGCGGAAGTCATGGGCATGCAGCACCCGGCCGTTGAAGTGCTCGAAACCTTCGAAATAAGGGACATTCGGTACGGAGAAATGGCCGCTTGCCACAATCACGTGGTCGAACAGCTCGTCATTCTCACGGTCATTGACCAGATCGTGGGACACAACACGGAACTGGCCGCTGTCCTCCTGATATTCCACCCGGCGGACCGGGGTCTTGAAACGGATCCAGTCGCGCACACCGGCCCGCTCGACGCGGCCCTTGATGTAATCCCAGAGAACCGCGCGGGGCGGATAGGACGCAATTGGTTTGCCGAAATGCTCCTCAAAGGTGTAATCGGCAAATTCCAGCCCCTCCTTCGGGCCGTTGGACCAGAGATAGCGATACATGCTGCAATGGACAGGCTCGCCATGCTCATCCAGTCCCGTGCGCCAGGTATAGTTCCAGAGGCCGCCCCAGTCGGACTGCTTTTCAAAGCAGACGATTTCCGGAATTTCGGCACCTTTCTGCCGTGCAGACTGGAATGCCCGGAGCTGGGCAAGGCCGGATGGCCCGGCACCGATAATCGCGACTCTCTTTGTCATGGTGGTTCCTTCCCTTTTCAGTGTCGTTGATTGGTTTCTGTGGTTTGCAGCAAGCCTAATCAAAGCCAACCATTATGCAAACAATAATGAACCAATTGAGGCTATTTGTAGCCAAGAAATATTCATTTAGCTATAAATTTATCACTATTAGGACAAAAAATTGTCGAAATCCGTTGCAAAATGGTCGTATCTGAGTATTCTTCCCGATGGGAGAGAGAAACGAGTGACTAATTGGTTTCTAATTGGTCTAAATCGGCATCGCAAGGGTTCATCCACAAGAACCCATATGGGAGGAAGGGAATGATCAGACATGTCTTCACCGGTCGCTTCAACAGGCGATCCTTCATCAAGGCATCCGCGTCTCTGGCCGGACTGGCCGCATTGAACACATCCACATCCGGTCTGGCGCTCGCCGCAGACAAGGTGGTGAAAATCGGCTTTCTGGCCCCCCTCACGGGCGCTGTGGCTGCCTGGGGCAAGCCAGGGCTGGACGGTTGCCAGATCTGGGCCGAACGGGTGAATGCCGCAGGTGGTATTTCCATTGGCGGCGAAGGGCACAAGGTCGAATTTGTCGCCTATGACAATGAATATGACCCGGCCAAGGCCCGGACCGGGGCCACCAAGCTCATCCGTGAGGACGGGGTCAAGTTTATCATGATGCTGGGCGGTGATACCTGGCCGGGTGTCGAACCGGTCGCCGATCGCACCGGCATGCTGTTTTCCACCCTGTTGCCGTCGGATCTCAGCCCCGATACCAACACGCTGATTGCCCCGGCAGAAGTGCACCCGATCTACAATGTCACCGGTGTTGAATGGCTGGCGGAAAACAGGCCGGACCTGAAAACCGCTGTGATGTGCGCGCAGGATGATGCGCTGGGCCTGCCGTCTGTCGCCACCTATCTGGCCGCCTTTGAGGCTGCCGGCATTGAGATGCTGGATGAACCGCTGCTGTTTGATCCGGCCACAACGGATTTCGCTCCGGTTGTGACCAGGCTTCTGTCGAAAAACCCGCAGATCGTCTGCCTGGACACCTGTTATTCCGATTACGTGCATCCGATTGTCGAGCAATTGTTCCAGCAGGGTTACAAGGGCCAGATCATCTCGTGCACGGCAGATTTCTATGACCAGATGATCGCCAAGACATCGAAGGAATTCATGGAGGGCTTTATCTTCCAGTTCCCGGATTTCGATGACCCGGCACTGAACGGTCACGGGGTCAACTTTGACGACCCGAACGGCTTCTATGCTGAATATAACAAGCGCCATCCGGGTGAATGGGGTGCCGTGAGTTGGGAATATGCGTCCATTATGGATCTGTGGAAAGCAGCGGCTGAAAAGGCCGGTTCTGTTGAGCCTGACGCGGTGCTGAATGCCATGACGGGTAGTGGCAAGGGCAACCATGCCTTTGGCGAGGCCGACTGGTGGGGCAAGGACCTGTTTGGTATCGACAATGCTCTGGTCGGCGACTGGCCCGTGGTTGCCATCGAGAATGGCAAGGCCCGTATCAAGGGGTTCAAGTCCATTCCGGACTGGTATGGCAAGCATGGCGAGCTGCTGAAAAAGCACATGGCCGCCTATAATCAGATGTGGGATCAGCGCACCTGAACAGACAAGACCGGTGCCGGGGCCTTTCGGTGGACCCCGGCGCCCTCCTCCTGCCTGTTGTGAACAATCCGGGTGTTTCTGATGTTTGAACTTCTCGTGCAGACGGGGCTCAACGCCCTTTATGCGGCCAGCTACCTGTCTCTGGTGGCCGTGGGACTGGTGCTTATTTTCGGCGTAATGGGGATTATCAATTTTGCCCATGGCGAGCTGTTCATGCTCGGCGCTTATGCGGTGGTGGCCGTCTATTCCGATTTCCAGCTTCCCTTTGTTCTGGCAGCGGCTGTCGGCCTTGTCTTTGTGGGCTGCCTTGGTCTGGTGATGGAATGGTCGCTGTTCCGGCCGCTCAAGGACAATCCGCTGGGCGGACTGGTGGCGTCCATCGGCTTTCTGATGATTGCCCAGGCGCTTGTCTCCATGGGATTCGGGGTCCGCATGGAACATGTGCCGCCGGTCACTCAGGAGGTGATTGTCTTCTCTGACAAGATCCGCCTGCCCGTACAGCGGCTGACCGTGATTGTGGCCTCTGTGGTGTTTCTGGGACTTTTATGGGCCTTTCTCAAGAAGACCCGGTTTGGCTGGGCCCTGCGGGCCAGCGCCCAGGACCCCGAAGCGGCAGCACTGCAGGGGATTTCTGTCCGCCAAACCGCCCGTATTGCCATGTTCATCGGGGCGGGTCTTGCCGGCATTGCCGGGGCGCTGACTGCGCCGCTTATTTCCGTCAATCCGCATATGGGGCACTCGGTGATTGTTGCTGCTTTCATTGTCATCATCGTGGGTGGGGTCGGCTCGCTTGAAGGGGCGGTTCTGGCCTCTGTGGTCTATGCCATCGTGCATACCTTCGTCACCACCTTCGCCGATGGAGTTCTGGCCGACATTACCGGGCTCCTGTTGATGCTGCTTGTGCTGGTTATCAAACCGACCGGCCTGTTCGGGACTGCTGATCGTGCGTAATCTCACTCTTATCCTGTGCGTCGCTGCTGCCCTGATCGCCTTGCCACATGGCCTCTCGTTCTCGCAGCAGGAAGTGCTGGTGTTTCTCACCATCAATATTCTGCTCGTGGCCTCTTACCGGCTTCTCACCCTGACCGGCGAATGGTCGCTGGGGCATGTGGTCATCATGGGGGTCGGTGCTTATGCATCTGCCCTGCTCAGCAAGAAACTGGGTCTGTTTGTGCCTGTGTCCATGCTGCTTGGCGGTCTGACGGCGGCGCTTGTGGCCTATATCCTCAGCTTCCCGCTGTTCCGCATGAAAGGGTTCTACTTTCTCATCGGCAGCTTTGCCGCAGGCGAAGTCATCCGCCTGTTGTGGAAACGGTTCCGTGAACCGTTTGGCGGTGCCAAGGGGCTGAAGCGTATCGACAGCATGCCGGATTTCGATCTGGGCTTTTATGCCTTCGAATTCTTTGAGCCTGTCAGTTATTACTATTTTGCGCTGCTGGTGGTGGCTGTGTGCCTGTGGGTTATGTGGCGGCTGGAACGCTCGCCCGTCGGGCTGACCTTTCATGCCATTCACTGGCAGGACAAACTGGCGGAGGCCGCCGGCGTCAATGTGCGCGGCTACCGGACACTGGCCTTTGTGGTCGCATCCGGTTTTGCCGGTCTCTCCGGCGCACTGCTGGCCCATTATATCGGCACTATCAATCCCAACAGCTTTGATGTGGAACAGATGGTGTTTGTGTTGACCTGGGCCATTGTCGGCGGCACCGCCACTTTTTACGGCCCCATTCTCGGCTGTATCGTGCTGACCATTCTCAACGAGATCATCCTGCGGGAGCTGGGTTTCGAGCAGGCCCGGCCGGTCATCTATGGCCTGATCCTCATTCTGTCGATCCTGTTCCTGCCCAAGGGTCTTGAAAGCCTGGTCGAAAGGCTCGCGGCCCGGTTCCGGAAAACGCCGGGAAAGCCTGAGCTTGGCACCGCCCCGGACAAGGAGGCAAGAGCATGAGCGAGACCGTGCTTGAAGTGCGCAACCTGAGCAAGCGCTTTGGTGGCCTGACCGCAGTGGACGCATTGAGCTTCTCGGTTGAAAGAGGGTCTATCCATGGCCTGATCGGCCCGAATGGTGCGGGCAAGACCACCACGTTCAATGTGATTTCCGGCTTCTATCAGCCCACGGATGGCGGCGTCTATCTGGCGGGCGAGAAGATTGACGGGCTGAAGATGTATGAAACGGCCCGCCGGGGCCTTATCCGTACCTTCCAGCATTCCACCCTGTTTGCCGAGCTGAGTGTGCTGGAGAATGTGCTTGTGGGCACCCATATGAAGCATCCGCCCAGCATTCTGGGCGCGCTGACCGGCAAGGACCGCCAGGCCAGAGAAGAGGCGCACAGCGAGGCGCTTGAAGCCTTGCGGTTCTTTGATCTTGAACGGCTGAAAGATGAACCGGCGGGGGATCTGCCGCACGGCTTCCAGCGGGCGCTGGGCATGGCGGTGGCGCTCGCGTCAAAGCCCATGGTCATGCTGCTGGATGAGCCTTTCACCGGCATGAACCCCGAAGAGACCGGACGGATGATGGAACTGATGCGCAAGCTGAAGGCGAGCGGCATCACCATTCTGCTGGTGGAGCATGACATGCCTGCCATCATGGGGCTGTGTGACCGGATTACCTGCATGAGTTTCGGCCGGTTTCTGGCCGAAGGCGGACCACAGGAAATCCGTCACCACCCTGCCGTCATTGAGGCCTATCTGGGAGGTGCCCGCCATGTTGCTTGAGATGACCGGCGCATCCGTTTTCTACGGCAATATCCGTGCGATCGAGAATATCAGCCTTACTGTGCCCGAAGGGGGCATTGTCACCATTATTGGCGGCAATGGTGCGGGAAAATCCACCACGCTGCGGGCCATATCCGGCCTGTCGCCGTTGAAGACGGGTGAAATCCGGTTCCGGGGCGAGCGGATTGACACCCTGCCGCCTGAAAAGGTCGTGGCCCGTGGCATTGCCCATGTGCCGGAGGGACGTCGCATCTTTGCCGAACTGACCGTTGAGGAAAATCTGCGCACCGGTGCCTTTCTCCGCAAGGATTATCAGGCTGTCGAGGATGATCTGGGCAAGGTGTTCGACCGCTTCCCGCGCCTGAAGGAACGGCGCTGGCAGATGGCCAAGACCATGTCCGGCGGAGAACAGCAGATGCTGGCCATCGGTCGGGCTCTGATGACCGACCCGAAGCTGCTTCTGATGGATGAGCCGTCCATGGGGCTGGCTCCGGTGATTGTCGAGGAGATCGCCCGGATTATTGAGGATATCAATGCCCAGGGTGTGCCGGTGGTGCTGGTCGAGCAGAATGCCGAGCTGGCACTGGAGCTGGCGGACTATGCCTATGTGCTTGACACCGGGTCATTGTCTCTGGAGGGTAACGCAAGGGAGCTACACAACGATGATCATGTCCGTGCTGCATATCTCGGGATTTAGGGGTAATGACCTGCCTATGCGCGCGGCCCTGGCTGCGGGCTGGTCGCGGGCGGATCTCTGGTGGGAACGGCTGCAGGAAGAGGGGTTGGCCCTGGTAGGCGACAACCGCCTTACGGCTGCCCGGAGCCGTTTTCTGGCGGCCCGGCTTCTGGCGACGCTCGCCTTTGATGAGGGTGACCCGCGCCTGTCTGCCAGTCTTGCCTGTCTGGCGCGGCTGAGCCAGAAAAAGGGCCGCATGGACGCCGCCCGTCGCCAGTATAACAAGGCGCTTGTTCGCTGGCCTCTGGCTGAAGATGCCGTGTCAGGACTGCAGA is a window of Coralliovum pocilloporae DNA encoding:
- a CDS encoding FadR/GntR family transcriptional regulator, coding for MTLAVTNRARGLADRIFNNILSGEFVFGSRLPTERDFAQDNDVPRSTVRQALSLLEHYDVIERRQGSGSFVRYKTPEPASDDSNDPGILQLAELADTTSPLELGVLRSIVEPEIIRLAVLNMTSRNISQMNALMQEMEQITVDGVAFAECDNRLRLHLATCTNNPLLLAAYKIVLYAAANANWAKLRHQSSAPGQIRTAIARNKALCGSIEKRDIDAAVEHTKLALAAFHQDLVRPG
- a CDS encoding NAD(P)/FAD-dependent oxidoreductase, with protein sequence MTKRVAIIGAGPSGLAQLRAFQSARQKGAEIPEIVCFEKQSDWGGLWNYTWRTGLDEHGEPVHCSMYRYLWSNGPKEGLEFADYTFEEHFGKPIASYPPRAVLWDYIKGRVERAGVRDWIRFKTPVRRVEYQEDSGQFRVVSHDLVNDRENDELFDHVIVASGHFSVPNVPYFEGFEHFNGRVLHAHDFRDAREFKDKNILIIGTSYSAEDIGSQCWKYGCKSMTVSHRTAPMGFDWPDNWQEVPLLERVDRNTAYFKDGTAKEIDAIILCTGYQHVFPFLEDRIKLRTANRLAVCDLYKGVVWADNPKLFYLGMQDQWYTFNMFDAQAWYVRDIILDRIDVPQDADARRADADARIAAEDAVADDYGAIEYQGNYVRELIAETDYPSFDVDASNKAFFEWKKHKKAGIMTFRDNSYVSPMTGTRAPKHHTDWVHALDDSLESYLQTDMTTAAE
- a CDS encoding ABC transporter substrate-binding protein codes for the protein MIRHVFTGRFNRRSFIKASASLAGLAALNTSTSGLALAADKVVKIGFLAPLTGAVAAWGKPGLDGCQIWAERVNAAGGISIGGEGHKVEFVAYDNEYDPAKARTGATKLIREDGVKFIMMLGGDTWPGVEPVADRTGMLFSTLLPSDLSPDTNTLIAPAEVHPIYNVTGVEWLAENRPDLKTAVMCAQDDALGLPSVATYLAAFEAAGIEMLDEPLLFDPATTDFAPVVTRLLSKNPQIVCLDTCYSDYVHPIVEQLFQQGYKGQIISCTADFYDQMIAKTSKEFMEGFIFQFPDFDDPALNGHGVNFDDPNGFYAEYNKRHPGEWGAVSWEYASIMDLWKAAAEKAGSVEPDAVLNAMTGSGKGNHAFGEADWWGKDLFGIDNALVGDWPVVAIENGKARIKGFKSIPDWYGKHGELLKKHMAAYNQMWDQRT
- a CDS encoding branched-chain amino acid ABC transporter permease → MFELLVQTGLNALYAASYLSLVAVGLVLIFGVMGIINFAHGELFMLGAYAVVAVYSDFQLPFVLAAAVGLVFVGCLGLVMEWSLFRPLKDNPLGGLVASIGFLMIAQALVSMGFGVRMEHVPPVTQEVIVFSDKIRLPVQRLTVIVASVVFLGLLWAFLKKTRFGWALRASAQDPEAAALQGISVRQTARIAMFIGAGLAGIAGALTAPLISVNPHMGHSVIVAAFIVIIVGGVGSLEGAVLASVVYAIVHTFVTTFADGVLADITGLLLMLLVLVIKPTGLFGTADRA
- a CDS encoding branched-chain amino acid ABC transporter permease; the protein is MRNLTLILCVAAALIALPHGLSFSQQEVLVFLTINILLVASYRLLTLTGEWSLGHVVIMGVGAYASALLSKKLGLFVPVSMLLGGLTAALVAYILSFPLFRMKGFYFLIGSFAAGEVIRLLWKRFREPFGGAKGLKRIDSMPDFDLGFYAFEFFEPVSYYYFALLVVAVCLWVMWRLERSPVGLTFHAIHWQDKLAEAAGVNVRGYRTLAFVVASGFAGLSGALLAHYIGTINPNSFDVEQMVFVLTWAIVGGTATFYGPILGCIVLTILNEIILRELGFEQARPVIYGLILILSILFLPKGLESLVERLAARFRKTPGKPELGTAPDKEARA
- a CDS encoding ABC transporter ATP-binding protein yields the protein MSETVLEVRNLSKRFGGLTAVDALSFSVERGSIHGLIGPNGAGKTTTFNVISGFYQPTDGGVYLAGEKIDGLKMYETARRGLIRTFQHSTLFAELSVLENVLVGTHMKHPPSILGALTGKDRQAREEAHSEALEALRFFDLERLKDEPAGDLPHGFQRALGMAVALASKPMVMLLDEPFTGMNPEETGRMMELMRKLKASGITILLVEHDMPAIMGLCDRITCMSFGRFLAEGGPQEIRHHPAVIEAYLGGARHVA
- a CDS encoding ABC transporter ATP-binding protein; protein product: MLLEMTGASVFYGNIRAIENISLTVPEGGIVTIIGGNGAGKSTTLRAISGLSPLKTGEIRFRGERIDTLPPEKVVARGIAHVPEGRRIFAELTVEENLRTGAFLRKDYQAVEDDLGKVFDRFPRLKERRWQMAKTMSGGEQQMLAIGRALMTDPKLLLMDEPSMGLAPVIVEEIARIIEDINAQGVPVVLVEQNAELALELADYAYVLDTGSLSLEGNARELHNDDHVRAAYLGI